Below is a genomic region from Rhodohalobacter sp. 614A.
TCCCAATAGTAATCAACTTCGTCCTGGTCTTTGCAATTTATGACGAGTGATATGGCTTCATTGAATTTAAAAAAGGGTCCTGCTGCAAGAATGGAAAACTCTACTCCCTCAAGTTCCATTACAGCCGTTTCAAAGCTGCTGGGTTCACTGCTAAATTCATTTGGGGGATTTTCAAGTTTGCGGTAGTCTTTCAGTTTGCCATCTTTAAATATGGATAGATAATATTCAGCCACCGCTTTGGCATCTTCGTCAACCCAAAGGCATGGAGTGATTTTTTGATTATTCATTGTGTATAGGTTTTGTCGTGTGAATTATTTTTCAACAGAGAACCGATTATAGAAGCCAAAATTGTTGCAGCATGTTTTAAATTAGACACAACATTGGCTTAATAACAATACTGTTCATATGAAGTTTCTTTTTTGAAGAGAGTCCCAAAGAGATTGACGCTGAAGGCCTTCCATAACTTCCGCCAATAATAATGACATCAAATCGTCTCTTTCTGTTCAATTTCAGTTAATTTCTTTTGCGCATGGGAAAGAGCCGGTTCAATGTTTTCAAACACAT
It encodes:
- a CDS encoding VOC family protein is translated as MNNQKITPCLWVDEDAKAVAEYYLSIFKDGKLKDYRKLENPPNEFSSEPSSFETAVMELEGVEFSILAAGPFFKFNEAISLVINCKDQDEVDYYWEALTSNGGEEGACGWCKDKYGLSWQVVPVEYFELIHSDDAAVREKAMTNTFKQKKLILSELK